The Homalodisca vitripennis isolate AUS2020 unplaced genomic scaffold, UT_GWSS_2.1 ScUCBcl_8696;HRSCAF=16911, whole genome shotgun sequence genomic sequence GGCGGGGCGGGGGCGGGCGGGCGGCGCGGGGCGTGCGGGGCGGGGGGGGCGCGGTGCGGGCGCGTGGCGGGCGGGGCGGGCGGTCGGGCGGCGCGCGGGGCGGGGCGGGCGGGGGGGCCGGCCGCGGGGGGGCCGGCGCGGGGCGGGGGTCGGGGCGGCGGCGCGGGGGCGGGGGCGGCGCGGCGGGAGGGCGGGCGCGGGCGTCGGCGGCGGGGGGGGGGCGGCGGGCGCGGGGGCGGCGGGGCGGGGGGGGGCGCGGCGGCGGGGCGGGCGGGGCGCGGGCGGGGGCGAGGGGCGGCGGGGGCGGGGGGGCGGGCGGCGGGCGGGGGCGGCGGCGGCGGCGCGGCGGGCGGGGCGCGGGGGGCGGGGCGGCGGCGCGGGGGGGCGGTCGGGCCGCGGCGGGCGCGGCGGGGGGCGGCGGGGCGCGGGGGGCGGGCGCGGCGGGGGGGGGCGGGGCGGCAGGGGGCGTGGCGGGGGCGGGCGGGGGCCGGGGCGCGGGGCGGGTCGGCGGGCGGGGGGGCCCGGGGGCGTCGCGTGCGGGGGGGGGCGGCGCCCGGGGCCGGCGGCGGGGCGGGTCGGCGCGGGGGCGGGGGGGCGGCGCCCGGGGGCGGGCGGGGCGGCGCGGCGGGCGCCGCGGGCGGGGGCGGCGCCGGCGGGCGGCGGGGGGGGGGCGGCCGCGCGGGGCGGGGCGGCGGCGGGGCGGGGCGCGCGCGGGGGCGGTCGGGCGGGGCGCTCGGCCGCGGCGGGCGCGCGGGGGCGGCGGGCGGGGCGGGGGGGGGGCGGGGCGGGCGGCGGGGTGGCGACGGGCCGCGGGGGCGGCGGCGCGGGCGGCGGCGGCGCGCGGGGGGGCGCGGGGGCGGGGGGGCGGGGGGCGGCGGCGGGGGGGCGGGCGCGGGGCGGGGGCGGGGGGGCGGCGGCGGCGCGCGGGGGGGGCCGCGCGGCGCGGGCGGCGGGCGGGACTGCGGCGGGGGGCGGCGGGTCGGCGGAAGGGGCGGGCGCGGGGGCGGcgcggggggggggggcgggcGGGCGGCGCGGGGGCGCGGGGCGGGGCGTTGCGGCGGCCGCGGGGGCGCGGGGGGCGGCGGGGGCGGGGGCGGCGGCGCGCGGGCGGGCGCGGCGGGTGGGGGCGCGGGGCGGGGCGCGGCGGCGGGCGGGGCGGGCGGGCCCGGCGGGGGGGGGGCGGGCCGGGGGGCGCGCGGGGGGGCCGGGCGGTCGGCGCGCGGCGGCGCAGCGGGGGGCGCGCGGCGCGGGGGGGCGCGGGCGCGGGGGGGCGCGGGCGGCGGCGGCGAGAGGCGGTGGGCGGGGGCGCGGGCGGCGGGGCGGCCGCGCGCGGGCGGCAGTCGCGCGCGGCGTGGGGGCGGCGGGCGGCCGCGAGAGAGCGGCGGGGGGAAAGTTGGGGGGGCGGGGGGCGGACGCGCTGCGCTGGACGGGCGGGCGCGGGCGTCTGGGCGGGCGGCGGGCGCGGCCCGGCGGGGCGGCGCGGTCGGTGCGGGGGGGGCGCCCGGGGCGCGGGGCGGGCGGCGTTTTGCCGGTGGCAGGCGGGCGCGTCGGGCGGGGCGCGGCGGGGGTCGGGGGCGGACTCGGCGGCGTCGGCGCCCGGGGGCGGGCCGGCGCGGGTTGCGCGCGGCGGGGCGGCGCGGCGACGCGGTCGCCGGGCGCGTGGCGGGCGCGCGAGGCAGCGGCTGGACGCGGTTTGGGGGCGGGCGAGCGGGCGGCTGGGCGGGGCGCACGGCGGGCGCGGCGAGGCCCGCGTCGGCGGGTCGGGCGCGGCGGCCGGCGCGGCGGGGATTGCGGCGGCGGGCTCTGGGCCCGGGGCGTTGCGGCCCTGGCGGGGCGGGGGGGCCGGCGCG encodes the following:
- the LOC124374480 gene encoding glycine-rich cell wall structural protein 1.8-like, translated to MAAGGRRRGGGRGGGRAGRGGGRGRRRGGRGGRGGPGGRAARGGGRGGRGGGGGGGGAARGRARGCGRGRGAGAAAARGVARGGRAAGAAGGGRGGAARGRGGRGRGGGAPAGGVAGGGRLGGGGGGGARGGGGGGAGRRRARRGRRAAARAGGAAGGRGGGARAARRGGRGAGGAGAGGRRGACGAGGARCGRVAGGAGGRAARGAGRAGGPAAGGPARGGGRGGGAGAGAARREGGRGRRRRGGGGGRGGGGAGGGAAAGRAGRGRGRGAAGAGGRAAGGGGGGGAAGGARGAGRRRGGAVGPRRARRGAAGRGGRARRGGAGRQGAWRGRAGAGARGGSAGGGARGRRVRGGAAPGAGGGAGRRGGGGAAPGGGRGGAAGAAGGGGAGGRRGGGGRAGRGGGGAGRARGRSGGALGRGGRAGAAGGAGGGRGGRRGGDGPRGRRRGRRRRAGGRGGGGAGGGGGGAGAGRGRGGGGGARGGPRGAGGGRDCGGGRRVGGRGGRGGGAGGGGGRAARGRGAGRCGGRGGAGGGGGGGGGARAGAAGGGAGRGAAAGGAGGPGGGGAGRGARGGAGRSARGGAAGGARRGGARARGGAGGGGERRWAGARAAGRPRAGGSRARRGGGGRPRESGGGKVGGAGGGRAALDGRARASGRAAGAARRGGAVGAGGAPGARGGRRFAGGRRARRAGRGGGRGRTRRRRRPGAGRRGLRAAGRRGDAVAGRVAGARGSGWTRFGGGRAGGWAGRTAGAARPASAGRARRPARRGLRRRALGPGRCGPGGAGGPARGRGGRAVRGGA